The following coding sequences are from one Paenibacillus stellifer window:
- a CDS encoding class I SAM-dependent methyltransferase, producing the protein MSEWYEESFGEDYLIVYRHRDFGGARREVEKMIAWLGLPEKAKVLDLCCGMGRHSLALAEAGYEVTGVDLSEALLREARAQEGAGRVKWIRSDMRDLPLEGGFDAVVNLFTSFGYFEKDEEHVKVLREIWRMLKPGGRFIIDFLNPSYVTAHLVPHSTREDGDNLIDEKRRVEDGYVKKDIILTSKSDGTPRQYHERVKLYSLEKFRGLIAEAGLALEAVHGSYEEDVYEAETSPRMIFVGKRP; encoded by the coding sequence ATGAGTGAGTGGTATGAAGAGAGCTTCGGCGAGGACTATTTGATTGTCTACAGACACCGGGATTTCGGCGGCGCCCGGCGGGAGGTCGAGAAGATGATCGCCTGGCTGGGCCTGCCGGAGAAGGCGAAGGTGCTGGATCTGTGCTGCGGAATGGGACGGCATTCGCTGGCGCTTGCTGAAGCGGGTTACGAGGTGACGGGTGTTGATCTGTCGGAGGCGCTTCTGCGGGAGGCCCGTGCCCAGGAGGGAGCCGGTCGGGTCAAGTGGATTCGGTCCGATATGCGGGATCTGCCGCTTGAGGGCGGCTTTGACGCCGTGGTCAATCTCTTCACCTCATTCGGATATTTCGAGAAGGACGAGGAGCATGTGAAGGTGCTGCGCGAAATTTGGCGGATGCTGAAGCCGGGCGGCAGGTTCATCATTGATTTTCTGAATCCTTCTTACGTAACGGCTCATCTCGTTCCCCACTCCACGCGGGAAGACGGAGATAATTTGATCGACGAGAAGCGGCGGGTTGAGGACGGCTATGTGAAAAAGGATATTATACTGACGTCCAAGTCGGACGGAACGCCGCGCCAGTATCACGAACGTGTGAAACTGTATTCCTTGGAGAAGTTCCGCGGATTAATCGCGGAAGCGGGACTGGCTCTCGAAGCGGTGCACGGCAGCTACGAAGAGGATGTGTACGAGGCGGAGACGTCGCCGCGCATGATCTTTGTGGGGAAGCGTCCGTAG
- a CDS encoding glycoside hydrolase family 13 protein, producing the protein MNPKWWKECVVYQIYPISFMDSNGDGRGDLRGIISRLDYLKDLGVDVIWICPIYKSPGHDNGYDISDYCDISKEFGTLDDFDHMLREIHSRGMKLMMDLVLNHTSHQHPWFIESRQSKDNPKRDFYIWRKGRNGGPPNNWESYFGGSVWEYDERTDEYYLHLYSRFQPDLNWENPAVIDKLHEMVAWWLKKGVDGFRFDAIAHIVKAEGLPDAQNPNGTKTVRAYEMFSNLEHVHTLLQNLNDQVLYFYDIMTVGETSGLGPEQALEYVGDGRRELNMTFQFEHMYLDAASAGSGKWDIVSWNLPELKKIMSGWQTVLHGRGWNANYLCNHDQPRAVSRFGDDIRYRVVSAKMLATFLHMLEGTPYMYQGEEIGMTNAAFQSIEDYRDVETLNYYEEQRNNGVPEEEIMKAIHKKSRDNARTPMQWDGGENAGFTTGSPWIRVNSNYVEVNASSAVKDPDSIYHYYKNLIALRKKHQVIVYGEYKLLLPLHTEIYAFTRTLEDKQLLIILNFFDRNPVFELPQEISPDGMELLISNYPQDKSEDLRQLTLRPYEARVYLKTVALA; encoded by the coding sequence ATGAATCCGAAATGGTGGAAGGAATGCGTCGTCTACCAGATCTATCCCATCAGCTTCATGGACTCGAACGGTGACGGCCGGGGAGACTTAAGGGGCATTATCTCCAGGCTGGATTATTTGAAGGATCTTGGTGTAGATGTGATCTGGATCTGCCCGATCTATAAATCGCCCGGCCACGACAACGGCTACGATATAAGCGATTACTGCGATATCAGCAAGGAGTTCGGCACGCTGGACGATTTCGATCACATGCTGCGCGAGATCCACTCCCGGGGGATGAAGCTGATGATGGACCTGGTGCTCAACCATACATCCCATCAGCATCCGTGGTTCATTGAGTCACGGCAGTCGAAGGACAATCCGAAGCGTGATTTTTATATATGGAGAAAAGGCAGGAACGGCGGCCCGCCGAACAACTGGGAATCGTATTTCGGCGGCTCGGTCTGGGAGTACGATGAGCGGACGGACGAGTATTACCTTCATCTGTATTCCCGGTTTCAGCCCGATCTGAACTGGGAGAACCCGGCCGTTATCGACAAGCTGCACGAGATGGTTGCCTGGTGGCTGAAAAAAGGAGTCGACGGCTTCCGGTTCGACGCGATCGCTCACATCGTCAAAGCCGAAGGGCTGCCGGACGCCCAAAATCCGAACGGAACCAAAACGGTGCGGGCCTACGAGATGTTCTCCAACCTGGAGCATGTGCATACTCTGCTGCAGAATCTCAATGATCAGGTCCTGTATTTCTATGACATCATGACGGTCGGCGAGACCTCCGGACTCGGGCCGGAGCAGGCGCTGGAATATGTCGGCGACGGTCGCCGGGAGCTGAACATGACGTTCCAGTTCGAGCATATGTATCTGGATGCGGCGTCGGCGGGCAGTGGGAAGTGGGATATTGTGTCCTGGAACCTGCCGGAGCTGAAGAAAATTATGAGCGGTTGGCAGACGGTCCTGCATGGCCGGGGCTGGAATGCCAATTATTTATGCAATCATGATCAGCCTCGCGCGGTTTCACGTTTTGGCGATGATATCCGGTACCGGGTTGTTTCGGCCAAAATGCTGGCGACCTTCCTGCACATGCTGGAGGGGACGCCGTATATGTATCAGGGCGAGGAGATTGGCATGACGAACGCCGCCTTCCAGTCGATCGAGGATTACCGCGATGTCGAAACGCTCAATTATTATGAAGAGCAGCGCAATAACGGCGTTCCCGAAGAGGAGATTATGAAGGCCATCCATAAAAAAAGCCGCGACAACGCGCGTACCCCGATGCAGTGGGATGGCGGGGAGAACGCGGGCTTCACGACAGGCAGCCCCTGGATCCGGGTGAACTCAAACTATGTGGAAGTGAACGCAAGCAGCGCGGTGAAGGACCCGGATTCCATCTATCATTATTATAAGAACCTGATTGCACTGCGCAAAAAGCATCAGGTTATCGTCTATGGCGAATACAAGCTGCTGCTTCCTCTGCATACCGAAATCTATGCATTCACGCGGACGTTGGAGGATAAGCAGCTGCTGATCATACTGAACTTTTTTGACCGGAACCCGGTCTTTGAGCTGCCGCAGGAGATATCCCCGGACGGTATGGAGCTGCTGATCTCCAACTATCCCCAGGATAAGAGCGAAGATCTGCGCCAGCTCACCCTTCGCCCTTACGAGGCGAGAGTCTATCTGAAGACGGTCGCTTTGGCGTAG
- a CDS encoding MerR family transcriptional regulator, giving the protein MSGNETYPIRTAAEMTGLSEDTIRYYEKIGLLPHALRRENRHRVYDQGDIERMNLITCLKKTGMSLDEMRPFLDRPREELADTPELFDALQRHRENILNQMASLQQIVDFIDQALIHKTAAEEECTLKGDRKRMPVKKDTEHAVRK; this is encoded by the coding sequence ATGAGCGGAAACGAGACCTACCCGATCCGTACAGCGGCGGAAATGACAGGACTTAGCGAGGATACAATCCGCTATTATGAGAAGATTGGGCTGCTGCCCCATGCACTGCGGAGAGAGAATCGGCATCGCGTATACGACCAAGGTGATATCGAGCGCATGAATCTCATTACATGCCTGAAGAAGACAGGGATGTCGCTGGACGAAATGAGGCCTTTTTTGGACCGGCCCCGTGAGGAACTGGCGGATACCCCCGAATTATTCGATGCGCTGCAAAGACATCGGGAGAACATATTGAACCAAATGGCCTCGCTTCAGCAGATTGTGGATTTTATCGATCAAGCATTGATCCACAAGACTGCGGCTGAGGAAGAATGTACTCTGAAGGGCGACCGGAAGCGTATGCCGGTTAAGAAGGATACGGAACATGCAGTCAGAAAATGA
- a CDS encoding SDR family NAD(P)-dependent oxidoreductase has translation MKTQAKYTALITGANSGIGLVLTRMLLERGWDVIALIRSSFQRDDSRVREFQQQGRLRVYQGDLSDFTSLRQALDVIKSSEVRIDVLFNNAGGSFPELLFSKQGRELHFETQTLAPYVIYTELLELLLAGDLKTVIGTSSAAINYVKRLNPEKLEHPDTFKKLLGPYADSKLAHSLWIKEAAPSAFAQGIRLQSVDPGPNNTMRPGNRSGLPFYVKPLMKLFFPGPEHGASLLYEAAVSGSQYPPGSYLHKGKPVKLPFEDRGPAVLKLVKSVYEREFAGVEAK, from the coding sequence ATGAAAACACAAGCTAAATATACCGCGCTGATCACAGGCGCGAACAGTGGAATCGGTCTGGTGCTAACCCGGATGCTGCTCGAACGGGGATGGGATGTGATCGCCCTGATCCGTTCCTCTTTTCAAAGAGACGATTCCAGAGTCAGGGAGTTTCAGCAGCAGGGGAGGCTCCGCGTCTACCAGGGGGATTTGTCGGATTTCACCAGCCTGCGCCAAGCTCTTGATGTGATCAAAAGCTCCGAGGTCCGGATCGACGTACTGTTCAACAATGCCGGAGGCAGCTTCCCGGAGCTGCTCTTCTCCAAGCAGGGACGCGAGCTTCATTTCGAGACTCAGACTCTAGCGCCTTACGTGATTTATACAGAACTCCTCGAGCTGCTGCTTGCCGGTGATCTGAAGACCGTAATCGGCACCTCCTCGGCGGCTATAAACTATGTGAAACGGTTGAACCCGGAGAAGCTGGAGCATCCCGACACGTTCAAAAAGCTGCTCGGCCCTTATGCGGATTCCAAGCTGGCTCACTCCCTCTGGATCAAGGAAGCCGCGCCGTCCGCCTTCGCGCAAGGGATCCGGCTGCAGAGCGTTGACCCCGGTCCCAACAATACCATGAGACCCGGCAATCGCTCCGGGCTGCCCTTCTACGTGAAGCCGCTGATGAAGCTGTTCTTCCCCGGTCCCGAGCACGGAGCATCCCTGCTGTACGAAGCCGCCGTCTCGGGCAGCCAGTACCCGCCTGGCTCCTACCTCCATAAAGGCAAACCCGTCAAGCTGCCGTTCGAAGACCGTGGCCCTGCTGTACTAAAGCTGGTCAAGTCGGTGTATGAACGGGAGTTCGCAGGTGTGGAAGCGAAGTGA
- a CDS encoding homocitrate synthase/isopropylmalate synthase family protein produces MKSLKLCDTTLRDGEQAAGVSFTRAEKLEIAKVLSECGVEQAEIGIPAMGTREQEDIAAIAALGLPMKLMTWNRALRSDIDKARATGVNWCHISLPVSDVQLRGKLGLAPDEGLTKLLQAADYAREFGMTVSVGMEDASRADMGFLVELVNALYESCGIRWFRYADTVSAHHPGQMSQRISSLLGAVPNDVELEVHCHNDFGLAVANTLSGIAAGAVWASTTIAGIGERTGNAPMEEVALAWRYLYGGHSAIKAEMLKLAADIVISASGRSVGDAKPIVGKLAFTHESGIHVDGLMKDRETYQTFNPREVGREHQFVLGKHSGTGGIAHVLSKQGLEADPDTVSRLLTRVREYAESSKDNVPEPLLLEWLREDRTHTQNVV; encoded by the coding sequence GTGAAAAGTCTCAAGCTATGTGACACAACGCTGAGGGACGGTGAACAGGCGGCTGGAGTTTCATTCACGAGGGCAGAAAAGCTGGAGATCGCAAAGGTGCTGTCGGAGTGCGGTGTAGAGCAGGCGGAGATAGGTATTCCTGCTATGGGAACAAGAGAACAAGAGGATATCGCGGCCATTGCCGCGCTTGGTCTTCCAATGAAGCTCATGACCTGGAACCGGGCGCTGAGAAGCGATATCGACAAGGCGCGGGCGACGGGCGTGAACTGGTGCCATATATCCCTCCCGGTCTCCGATGTACAGCTGCGTGGCAAGCTGGGATTAGCGCCTGATGAAGGGCTGACGAAGTTGCTGCAGGCTGCGGATTATGCCCGGGAGTTTGGAATGACGGTATCGGTCGGGATGGAAGACGCTTCGCGCGCGGATATGGGCTTCCTGGTGGAGCTGGTCAATGCCTTGTACGAATCCTGCGGCATAAGATGGTTCCGGTATGCAGACACAGTATCGGCCCATCATCCGGGCCAAATGTCGCAGCGGATCAGCAGTCTCCTTGGAGCGGTGCCGAACGATGTGGAGCTTGAGGTGCACTGCCATAACGATTTTGGTCTTGCTGTGGCAAATACGCTTAGCGGCATTGCTGCCGGAGCTGTATGGGCAAGCACAACGATCGCCGGAATCGGCGAACGTACCGGCAATGCCCCGATGGAGGAAGTAGCTCTGGCGTGGCGATATTTGTATGGCGGTCATAGCGCAATCAAGGCCGAGATGTTAAAGCTGGCTGCCGATATTGTCATCTCGGCATCCGGACGCAGTGTAGGGGACGCGAAACCGATCGTCGGCAAACTCGCCTTCACGCATGAATCGGGGATTCATGTCGACGGTCTGATGAAGGACCGGGAGACATACCAGACGTTTAATCCGCGAGAAGTCGGGCGTGAGCATCAATTTGTGCTCGGCAAGCATTCGGGAACAGGCGGCATCGCGCATGTACTGAGCAAGCAGGGGCTGGAAGCGGACCCGGATACGGTGTCCCGTCTTCTTACTCGGGTTCGGGAATATGCCGAATCAAGCAAGGACAATGTCCCGGAGCCCTTGTTGCTGGAATGGCTGCGTGAGGACCGGACTCATACGCAGAATGTGGTATAA
- a CDS encoding HesA/MoeB/ThiF family protein, producing the protein MEQGFMQTVEMERYARQLKLLGEDGQKALKEATVMIAGIGGLGGTAAIYLAAAGIGRLILTHEGKILLPDLNRQILMDSDHLGEERMSTAIRHLQRLNPEVEIEGYNAKIEGGNAKPWVEKADIVIDARYDFPERYELNRVCVEAGKPMVEAAMYGYEISLTTMVPGETPCLECLYPGNQPQWEPFGFPVLGATSGIAGCLAALEAVKWITRVGTTYTGIMHRFNSLDFTTYSVRLTRNPNCACCGEGGKP; encoded by the coding sequence ATGGAGCAAGGATTTATGCAGACAGTGGAGATGGAACGTTATGCACGGCAGCTTAAGCTGCTGGGTGAAGACGGTCAGAAGGCGCTGAAAGAAGCGACGGTCATGATCGCCGGTATCGGCGGACTCGGGGGTACGGCGGCCATTTATTTGGCTGCCGCGGGCATCGGCAGACTCATACTCACCCATGAAGGCAAAATTCTCCTCCCGGACTTGAACCGGCAGATTCTCATGGACTCCGATCATTTGGGTGAAGAGCGGATGAGCACGGCCATCCGGCATCTGCAGCGTCTTAATCCCGAAGTAGAAATCGAAGGCTACAATGCCAAGATCGAGGGCGGCAACGCGAAGCCCTGGGTTGAGAAAGCGGATATTGTAATTGATGCCCGCTATGATTTCCCCGAACGGTATGAGCTTAACCGGGTATGCGTTGAGGCTGGCAAGCCGATGGTTGAAGCCGCCATGTATGGTTATGAAATTTCATTGACGACTATGGTTCCCGGCGAAACGCCTTGTCTGGAATGCCTGTATCCGGGCAATCAGCCGCAGTGGGAACCTTTTGGATTTCCAGTACTGGGTGCAACTTCCGGTATTGCAGGTTGCCTGGCTGCGCTGGAAGCCGTAAAATGGATTACAAGGGTAGGGACGACCTATACCGGCATAATGCATCGTTTTAACTCACTCGACTTTACCACATACAGTGTCCGACTTACCCGTAATCCGAATTGCGCTTGCTGCGGAGAAGGAGGTAAACCGTGA
- a CDS encoding DUF269 domain-containing protein: protein MERMADEFAGVNGQTPEQAPVSPKRRTKPLPDPEKSEQLIRRLNDLLSASDYFGRYASLTPEEKISKLFLASADDKAKSDINCTVSDEVRSQVPVLFQAIAGVLEEKSGLMIQSSAEINVEGFGRGLLYSGRIILVIKSLRAGFPFPFTSLAKTVAYGVACVEEGLTFLDKYKDLAEVQSLLNLEG, encoded by the coding sequence ATGGAACGAATGGCTGATGAATTCGCGGGTGTGAATGGTCAGACTCCGGAACAGGCTCCTGTTTCGCCGAAGCGCCGGACTAAACCTCTGCCCGATCCCGAGAAATCGGAACAGCTGATCCGCCGGCTAAATGATCTGCTCAGCGCCAGCGATTATTTCGGGCGCTACGCTTCCCTGACGCCGGAGGAGAAGATCTCGAAGCTGTTCCTCGCTTCTGCAGATGACAAGGCCAAGTCCGATATCAATTGCACCGTATCCGATGAAGTGCGTTCCCAGGTGCCGGTGTTGTTTCAGGCGATTGCCGGCGTGCTGGAGGAGAAGAGCGGGCTGATGATTCAGAGCTCGGCCGAGATCAATGTCGAAGGCTTTGGCCGCGGGCTGCTGTATAGCGGCCGGATTATCCTGGTGATCAAGAGCCTTCGTGCGGGCTTTCCGTTCCCGTTCACCTCACTTGCGAAGACGGTTGCTTATGGAGTGGCATGTGTAGAGGAAGGGCTTACCTTCCTGGATAAATATAAAGATCTGGCAGAAGTGCAGAGTCTTCTCAATCTGGAGGGATAA
- the nifX gene encoding nitrogen fixation protein NifX has protein sequence MKVAFATDDGIRVNAHFGQSSMFAVYNVTRGGSELLELRRIPDIAAQDEMGKIDSRIQAIEDCTLIFIMQIGASAAAKVTRRKIMPVKVPFGSPIEEQVKRLGEMLQGKPPMWLAKVLRAEEEGAEVNGTNG, from the coding sequence GTGAAAGTAGCATTCGCCACAGATGATGGAATCCGGGTTAACGCCCACTTCGGACAAAGTTCTATGTTCGCCGTATACAATGTAACAAGAGGCGGAAGCGAGCTCCTCGAGCTTCGCAGAATCCCCGATATCGCAGCACAGGATGAAATGGGCAAGATCGACTCGCGGATTCAGGCCATCGAGGATTGTACGCTGATATTTATCATGCAGATCGGCGCATCGGCTGCGGCCAAAGTTACACGCCGCAAAATCATGCCGGTCAAGGTTCCTTTCGGCAGCCCGATCGAAGAGCAGGTCAAGCGGCTGGGAGAAATGCTGCAGGGCAAGCCTCCGATGTGGCTGGCCAAGGTGCTTCGGGCCGAAGAGGAAGGAGCGGAAGTCAATGGAACGAATGGCTGA
- the nifN gene encoding nitrogenase iron-molybdenum cofactor biosynthesis protein NifN: protein MTVKRRSKPVSVNPLKIGQSLGGILAMQGCYRAMPIVHGSQGCSAFPKALLTRHFREPIAVQTSALQEMDVIFDANRNLEEAINAVLSKHRPDIIGIIGTELTDVAGVDYQSMLKSYKRERNMRGGLAFSVTLPDFRGSLESGFSVTVEAMIDELIQQAGLRGQRNVNSRQITLLPGSYLTPGDVMELKEIVSSFGFEVIALPDISTSLSGHLLTGFSPLTRGGVPLDSMLQSLQSGLTIAFGSSMERPARRLHNALGTPYKVFQSTMGLKASDELFHFLHQISGVPVPIRYCWQRENLLDCMLDAHFQFAGMSAVAALEPDHICSVSSWLEELGVEQKALVTSCETTAVAEMERDVWVGDLDDAEVLGSGADLLISSSHGMAGAERIGAAHLPAGFPIWNELGSYMNVSVGYRGAMEWTNKAGNQLMRREAEHRESSIRHR, encoded by the coding sequence ATGACCGTTAAGAGACGTAGCAAGCCGGTATCGGTGAATCCTCTCAAAATCGGGCAGTCGCTGGGGGGCATCCTTGCCATGCAGGGCTGTTACCGGGCAATGCCGATTGTTCATGGCTCACAAGGCTGCTCCGCCTTTCCCAAGGCTCTGTTGACCCGCCATTTTCGCGAACCGATCGCGGTTCAGACCTCCGCCCTTCAGGAAATGGACGTGATCTTTGACGCCAACCGCAATCTGGAGGAAGCAATTAACGCCGTCCTGTCCAAGCACCGCCCCGACATTATCGGCATCATCGGTACAGAGCTGACAGACGTAGCGGGCGTGGATTATCAGAGCATGCTGAAGTCGTATAAACGAGAACGGAACATGCGGGGTGGGCTTGCCTTTTCCGTCACATTGCCCGATTTTCGCGGTTCTCTGGAATCGGGGTTCAGCGTAACGGTCGAGGCGATGATCGATGAGCTAATTCAGCAGGCAGGTCTGCGGGGACAGCGCAATGTGAATTCCCGCCAGATTACGCTGCTGCCCGGTTCGTATCTGACGCCTGGTGACGTGATGGAGCTTAAGGAAATCGTGTCCTCTTTCGGTTTTGAAGTCATCGCGCTGCCGGATATTTCGACTTCGTTGTCCGGGCATCTGCTGACCGGATTTTCGCCGCTGACAAGAGGCGGCGTTCCGCTCGATTCCATGCTGCAGAGCCTGCAGTCCGGATTGACAATCGCCTTCGGCTCCAGTATGGAGCGTCCCGCAAGAAGACTGCATAACGCGCTTGGCACGCCGTATAAGGTGTTCCAGAGCACGATGGGACTTAAGGCTTCCGACGAACTCTTTCATTTCCTTCATCAGATCAGCGGTGTTCCGGTTCCGATCCGGTATTGCTGGCAGCGGGAAAATCTGCTCGACTGCATGCTGGATGCGCATTTCCAATTTGCCGGCATGTCCGCTGTGGCAGCGCTGGAGCCCGATCATATCTGTTCGGTCTCTTCCTGGCTGGAAGAGCTTGGAGTGGAGCAGAAGGCGCTGGTTACCTCTTGCGAGACGACTGCGGTTGCCGAGATGGAGCGCGATGTATGGGTCGGCGACCTGGACGACGCCGAGGTGCTGGGCAGCGGAGCCGATCTATTGATCAGCAGCTCGCACGGCATGGCGGGCGCGGAACGCATCGGAGCGGCCCATTTGCCCGCCGGGTTCCCGATCTGGAACGAGCTTGGCTCTTATATGAATGTATCCGTCGGCTACCGTGGAGCGATGGAATGGACCAATAAAGCAGGTAATCAATTAATGAGAAGGGAGGCGGAGCACCGTGAAAGTAGCATTCGCCACAGATGA
- the nifE gene encoding nitrogenase iron-molybdenum cofactor biosynthesis protein NifE — MKALILSEGVDDPMEPIRKEEFDDQACGSQAPKSKPCPRPKPGEAAGGCSFDGAQITLLPIMDAAHLVHGPVACAGNSWESRGSLSSGPTLSQYGFATDLSNNDIIFGGEKKLKDSIDYIAGRFAPPAIFVYATCVTALIGEDMDAVCKEASGRLGIPVVPVNGPGFVGSKNLGNRLAGDALLQYVIGTGEPEQETPLGVNLIGEYNIAGEMWEIEKLMNQAGITLLSRITGDARYKEITWAHRAKANMVVCSRALLGLAKQMESKYGIPYFEGSFYGAKETTYSLRQMAYLLNDREMERRVDRLTEREENRLSHDLRPYRKILKGKKAVLYTGGVKSWSVISALKELGIQVVGVGTNKSSDEDVQRIADRVSDDTEYIPEGGASRIIKTVRERKADIMIAGGRNMYVAMKEQIPFVDINQERHKAYAGYEGLLRLAKELVDSLDNPIWRLASSPAPWDKEDSYDR, encoded by the coding sequence ATGAAAGCACTGATCCTTAGCGAAGGAGTTGATGATCCGATGGAGCCTATTCGAAAAGAGGAATTCGATGATCAGGCCTGCGGGAGCCAGGCTCCCAAATCCAAGCCTTGTCCACGGCCGAAGCCGGGCGAGGCAGCCGGAGGTTGCTCCTTCGACGGAGCGCAAATTACACTGCTTCCTATTATGGATGCTGCGCATCTCGTGCATGGACCGGTCGCTTGCGCCGGCAACAGCTGGGAAAGCCGGGGCAGCCTTTCGAGCGGGCCCACCCTCTCCCAATATGGATTTGCAACGGATCTCAGTAACAACGACATCATTTTTGGCGGGGAAAAAAAGCTGAAAGACAGTATTGATTATATTGCCGGGCGTTTTGCGCCTCCGGCTATATTTGTATATGCGACCTGCGTCACCGCCCTGATCGGTGAAGATATGGACGCCGTCTGCAAGGAAGCGTCCGGTCGCCTTGGAATTCCCGTTGTCCCCGTGAACGGCCCCGGTTTTGTCGGAAGCAAGAACCTCGGCAACCGGCTCGCGGGCGATGCGCTGCTCCAATACGTCATCGGCACGGGTGAACCCGAGCAGGAGACGCCGCTCGGCGTCAACCTGATTGGCGAGTATAACATCGCCGGCGAGATGTGGGAAATCGAGAAGCTGATGAACCAGGCGGGAATTACCCTATTATCGCGTATTACGGGCGATGCCCGGTATAAGGAGATTACCTGGGCTCACCGGGCCAAGGCCAACATGGTGGTGTGCAGCCGTGCGCTGCTGGGCTTGGCGAAGCAGATGGAATCGAAATACGGCATCCCTTATTTCGAAGGATCATTCTACGGAGCGAAGGAGACGACCTATTCGCTGCGCCAGATGGCATATCTGTTGAACGACAGGGAAATGGAGCGCCGGGTCGACCGCCTCACCGAACGCGAAGAGAACCGGCTGTCGCATGACCTTCGGCCATACCGCAAAATTCTGAAAGGCAAGAAGGCAGTGCTCTATACCGGAGGCGTCAAGAGCTGGTCTGTCATCTCCGCTCTGAAAGAGCTTGGCATTCAGGTGGTCGGCGTCGGAACGAACAAGAGCTCCGACGAGGATGTTCAGCGCATTGCCGACCGGGTCAGCGATGATACGGAGTATATCCCGGAAGGCGGCGCCTCTCGGATAATCAAGACGGTTAGAGAGCGCAAAGCGGATATCATGATCGCTGGCGGACGGAATATGTATGTCGCGATGAAAGAACAGATTCCGTTCGTAGACATTAACCAGGAACGTCATAAAGCTTATGCAGGTTACGAAGGATTGCTGCGGCTCGCTAAGGAATTGGTCGATTCACTCGACAATCCGATCTGGAGACTCGCATCCTCTCCTGCGCCGTGGGATAAGGAGGATTCCTATGACCGTTAA